The genomic DNA TACCTCCTTCATCGGCGTGCTCGATATCTATGGCTTTGAACACTTTGCCAAGAACTCATTCGAGCAGTTCTGCATCAACTATGCCAACGAGAAGCTCCAGCAGGAATTCAATCAGCACGTCTTCAAGCTAGAACAGGAAGAATATCTGAGGGAGGAGATTGACTGGACATTCATCGAGTTCTCGGATAATCAGCCGGCCATCGACCTGATCGAGGGCAAGCTCGGCATTTTGTCTCTGCTGGACGAAGAGTCCCGTCTCCCCATGGGCTCGGACGAGCAGTTTGTCACGAAGCTGCATCACAACTATGGCAGCGATAAGCACAAGTTCTACAAGAAGCCGAGGTTTGGCAAGTCCGCTTTTACCGTGTGTCACTACGCTGTGGACGTCACCTACGAATCGGAGGGTTTCATCGAGAAGAATCGCGACACCGTGCCCGACGAGCACATGGCCGTTCTCCGCGCCTCTACGAACAAGTTCCTTCGCGACGTTTTGGACGCCGCTTCCGCCGTGCGGGAGAAGGATGTGGCCTCTGCCACATCTAGCTCTGTGAAGCCCGCCGCCGGTAGGAAGATCGGCGTGGCTGTCAACAGAAAACCGACGCTGGGAGGCATATTCCGTTCGTCGTTGATCGAGCTGATGAACACTATCAACAACACGGATGTCCACTACATCCGATGCATCAAACCCAAtgaggccaaggaggcaTGGAAGTTTGAGGGCCCCATGGTCCTGAGTCAGTTGCGAGCCTGCGGTGTGCTCGAGACTGTGCGCATAAGCTGCGCTGGTTACCCTACTCGATGGACCTACGAGGAGTTTGCCCTCCGCTATTACATGCTCATCAATTCGGATCTGTGGACGTCGGAGATTCGGGACATGGCCAATGCGATCCTTACGAAGGCGCTCGGAAGCAGCTCCGGCAAGGGCTCCGACAAGTATCAGCTTGGCCTCACCAAGATCTTCTTCCGTGCTGGCATGCTCGCCTTCCTTGAAAACCTGCGCACCAATCGGCTCAACGACTGCGCCATTCTCATCCAGAAGAATCTACGGGCTAAGTTCTACCGTCGCCGGTACCTCGAGGCTCGCAACGCTATTGTGACTTTTCAGTCGGCAGTCCGAGCCTACAACGCCCGAAAGCAGATCCAAGAGCTCCGCACGGTCAAAGccgcaacaacaatacagcgGGTTTGGCGTGGCTACAGGCAAAGAAAGGAGTACTTACGCGTCAGGAACAATGTCGTCCTGGCGCAAGCGGCGGCCAAAGGTTACCTTCGACGAAAAGAAATTATGGAGACCCGCGTAGGCAACGCCGCTATTCTCATCCAGCGCGTCTGGCGATCGCGGCGACAGGTTCTGGCGTGGAGGCAGTACAGGAAGAAGGTTACCCTCATCCAGAGCTTGTGGCGTGGCAAGCTTGCTCGTCGTGACTACAAAAAGACGCGCGAGGAGGCCCGTGACCTGAAGCAGATCTCGTACAAGCTGGAGAACAAGGTTGTCGAGCTGACACAGTCTCTTGGTACGATGAAGGCGCAGAACAAGAACTTGACATCTCAGGTCGAGAACTACGAGGGTCAGATCAAGGCCTGGAAGAATCGCCACAACGCCCTTGAGGCCCGGACGAAGGAGCTTCAGACCGAGGCTAACCAGGGCAGCATCGCCGTGGCACGACTGCAGGCAATGGAAGACGAGATGAAGAAGTTGCAACAGAGCTTCGAGGAGTCGACCTCCAACATTAAGAGGatgcaggaggaggagcgggaaCTGAGGGAGTCACTGCGCTCCACGAGTTCCGAGCTCGAGACGGTCCGCCAGCAGAGCGCCCAGATCGAAAGCGAGAAGCTTTCGCTGCGCCAGCAGCTCGCAGAGCTGCAGGATCAGTTGGAGTTGGCGAGACGCCTTGCGCCGACCAACGGCGAGCTCACCAACGGTGCCAGCCAGCCCCAAACGTCGGCCGCACCCGGTCTCATCAACCTCGTGTCTTCCAAGAAGCCGAAGCGCCGAAGCGCCGGTGCCGAGCCCCGCGAAGTCGACCGCTTCAGCGCTGCCTACAACCCTAGGCCCGTCTCGATGGCTATTACCAGCACTGCCCACAGACAGAACCTGCAGGGCACGGGCTTCATGCCCGGTGTGGACAATATtgagctcgagctcgagactctcctggccgacgaggacggcctcAACGAGGAGGTCACGATGGGTCTCATTCGCAATCTCAAGATCCCGTCGCCCAACACCAACCCGCCGCCTTCTGACAAGGAGGTTCTCTTCCCTTCGTACCTGATCAACCTGGTGACGTCCGAGATGTGGAACAAcggcttcgtcaaggagTCGGAACGCTTCCTCGCCAATGTCATGCAGTCGATCCAGCAGGAGGTCATGCAGCACGATGgggacgaggccatcaaccCGGGTGCCTTCTGGCTCTCCAACGTCCACGAGATGCTCTCTTTCGTGTTCCTGGCCGAGGACTGGTACGAGGCCCAGAAGACGGACAACTATGAGTATGACCGTCTGCTGGAAATCGTCAAGCACGACCTCGAGAGCCTGGAGTTCAACATTTACCACACTTGGATGAAGGtcctgaagaagaagcttcACAAGATGATCATCCCAGCCATCATCGAGTCCCAGTCGCTTCCCGGCTTCGTCACTAACGAGAGCAGCCGCTTCCTGGGTAAACTTCTGCAGTCCAACTCGACCCCGGCCTACAGCATGGACAACCTGCTCAGCCTGCTGAACAGTGTCTTCCGTGCCATGAAAGCATACTACCTAGAGGATTCCATCATTACGCAGACCATTACCGAGCTGCTCCGTCTCGTCGGCGTTACAGCGTTTAACGACCTTCTGATGAGACGCAACTTCCTCTCTTGGAAGCGTGGTCTCCAGATCAACTACAACATTACACGCATTGAGGAGTGGTGCAAGAGCCACGACATGCCCGAGGGCACCCTTCAACTCGAGCACTTGATGGTATGATAAAAAGGTTGAGCCCATTAATGTGTTGACTCAGAAGCTGATCTGTTCAACAGCAAGCAACCAAGCTCCTTCAGCTCAAGAAGGCGACTCTGAATGACATTGAGATCATTCAAGACATTTGCTGGATGTAAGTCATCCAGTCAAGATCGGGGATGTGTGGATGTGTGCGATGTGCGGTTGCTGACATCTCTTCCCTCGCAGGCTTTCACCCAACCAGATCCAGAAGCTCTTGAACCAGTACCTTGTTGCAGACTACGAACAGCCCATTAACGGCGAGATCATGAAGGCCGTTGCCTCCCGGGTCACAGAGAAGAGCGATGTCCTGTTGCTGCAGGccgtcgacatggacgatAGTGGTCCTTATGAGATCGCCGAGCCCAGAGTCATCACCGCCTTGGAGACTTATACTCCTTCATGTATGTTCATATCTATGCCCTGGTCGGTCCGTGTTAAGATTGGTCTTGCTAACATTGCCACCTCAGGGCTTCAAACACCGCGCTTGAAGCGTCTCGCTGAGATCGTGTCTGCCCAGGCCATTGCTCAGCAAGAGAAGCTCGAGTACGATCCCGAGGACGGTTTCGAGCCCAACGGTGAccttgccgaggtcgacgaggaagatgtgGCCGCATAAGTTTATGTGGTCTAAGAGTGCGGATGAAGAGGGCATCGTGTGTTTTGATTAGGAGCTGGGCCAGGCAGTAGAGCCTGTCTTGCAGAGAGTTTCGCTGTTTGCTCACTACTACCCTGTGGTCCGGGTTGACCACTGACATAATGACGCTGTCGAGTGGATGGCGACCTATGTACGGGCGGCGAAGTGTCTGTACCTCCATTGTTACGAGTTAGAGTTGGGGATTTCTTACAGCAGGTTCTTACATGGATAATGTAGAAAGAAGCAATAGTCGTGTAGGCGTCAAGTGTTATCAGGAGATACCGCCGATGGTGTGAATGAACCAAGAAGACATGAACGGTATATCAGCCACCGCGCCAACACCATTCCCGTGCACTTCATGACCAGAGCCTGGCATCTCAAGGGGCTGTGGATGTGGGCTGTCCATTTATTGATCGGTGTTTTCTCGTCGCCGAAGCACGTGGTTCTGACCACGTTGCTACCGCGACCGcccgagacgagacgagcTCGTGGAAACATCACTTCAGGCGTGTTCATTTGCAATGTGCATCTCAGACGTCGCATAGCTCCTCCACGCCTGAAGACTTTTACGTTTCTGAAGCAGGCAAGAGGAGACACCGAAGCTTTGCACGGTAGAATTCCAGGAGTGTTACCACTGCTGGCAACTCGGCATGTAGTTGTGGGACTGTAAATAGGTGCCTAGGTACTGGAGTACTGCCtcggggaagaggaggaagacgcccGTCGCACGTGACGATGAAAATTTCGATGTGCCGGATAAGATAAGCACACTTACAGTGGTGGGGGGAAAGTGCCCCTCATCGACTTACATGCAATAAACGAAGCCTTCCTTAAGTTCGACTACACCTTTGAAATAAGCCATATCCCTGGATTGTTCTCGCGTCTTCAAGATTACAGCTGGGCCGGTAATGATTCACCAGAAAATGTCGAGAACAACTCCGAACGTTATCATCACCGGCACGCCGGGCGTGGGTAAGACGACACATTGCGAAGAGCTCGCGAGGCGGACGGGCCTGAAACACCTTTCGGTCAACCAAGTCGTCAAGGACCGTGAGTGCCACGAGGGCTGGGACGAGGAGTTTCAGAGCTGGATAGTCGACGAAGATAAGGTCGGTATTTTCTCTCATCTGATTTTAGGGGGGTTGttttcctcctttttcttctgtTGCGCAACGTCTTCCACTCGACGCCTGCGAAGGGCGCCCAGGCAGAATGTCTGTTCTGGTGTTTATTAAGCATATTAATATTGTATTTAGTTGCTCGACACCATCGAGGGAGATGTGCAAAATGGAGGCTACATCATCGACTGGCATGCATGTGACCTGTTTCCCAAGAGCTGGATCGACCTTGTCGTAGTCCTGCGCGTGGACTCGACGACGCTCTACGACCGTCTTTCGGCCAGGTAAGGTCCCAGAACGCCGCCCCCTATCcgtttcttccttttttccccctgGCTGCCCGGGAGGCCTTTAAAACCATCCGTCCATGAGGATTGAAAccaaagaagaaggagcCTCATGACTAATCTCGCCCTACGTACGTAGAAAGTATCCCGAGGCCAAACTTCAGGAAAACCTAGACTCGGAAATCATGGAGGTTCTACTCCAGGAGGCGCGTGAGGCTTTCGACGAAGAAATTGTTGTTGAGTTGACGAGCAACACATCAGATGAGATGGAAGGCAATCTATCGAGAATCGAGGCGTGGCTTGAGCAGTGGAAGAAGGATCACTCGTCATAGGGAAGGGACCAAAACGGATGATTGAAGTACGACACAGAGCTAGAACCCAGCAAGCTATGTCAACCTCTGCCAACCCGTCAATCAAATCAACCCAGGAGAGGAACTTGGTTCAGGCTCTTGCTTACCTACGTCGAAGCGAAACTTTGAGACTACTGTGTGGCGCATTATCTACGTTGCATATATGTATCTATTGAAGCGAACCCATAGTCTATGCAACAAAGCTGCATGCAGTCATCTGCTGCTGGGCTGCACATCACCCTGAACTTGCAATTCAAACATCATCACATTCTCAGTCAGTTCGCTTCGCTCTCGCCTGCCCACCATGTCTACACCGCCCACGGTGAACTTCATCACTGGCAACTCCAACAAGCTGCGCGAAGTCAAGGCAATTCTGGAGCCTGCCATCACTGTGCAGAGCCGGGCAGTTGACCTGGAGGAAGTACAGGGCACAGTAGAGGAGGTCACACTGGCCAAATGTCGCAAAGCGGCAGAGACGGTGAGTTACTTCATTTATCACGAGATTGAATATCTTGTGCGCTCATGGGGTGTGAATGTTGATTTGTTATCCTCACGGGGGTCCAGATCCAAGGCCCCGTCCTCGTTGAGGACACTTGCCTCTGCTTCAAGGCTCTCAACGACCTCCCTGGCCCTTACATGTAGGCGCTTTTCCAACCTGATAATATTGAGTAACTGACACACAGTCTCTCAGCAAGTGGTTCATGCAATCTATTGGCCACCAGGGTCTAAACAATCTCCTCGTTGCTTACGAGGACAAGTCTGCCGATGCCGTCTGCACCTTTGCCTATTCGCCCGGCCCCGGCCATGAGCCTGTCCTTTTCCAGGGGCGAACCAGAGTGAGTCATATCGCATGCTTGCAATGCTGCGCCATGGATGATATGCCAACGTTGGAAACAGGGCAAGATTGTCTCGCCTCGAGGCCCGGCCGACTTTGGTAGGTGTTTTGGTACTCCTTCGCATGGTTCTGATGCTAACTCTGTCAAGGATGGGATGCCATTTTCGAATATGATGGACAGACGTAagttcgacgtcgacgaactGACTCTCCCTGCTGACAGCCGAAACAGCTACGCCGAGAtggacaaggccgccaagaacAAGATATCCCATCGCGGTCTGGCCCTTGCAAAGTTGCAAGACTGGTTCGCTCAGCAGCGAGTGGACTAGACGCTGTCGATATCAAGGTGACCGACCAGCGGGGTCCCGATCAACAGTGGTTCAGTTATCTCCAGTATCGGTTGCTGTTCTGTGCGGTATCGCTTTAGGACCATCGAGTCTGTGATTTGTTCCTTGGGTCAGCCTGACCTAAATCAGCTCACCGTACCCATGGCATACCTGAGAAGTTCAAATTCTCGATAACGGCGAAGGTACTTGGCGCCCCGACGATACGGTTTCAATGACTCGTCAGCCGACTTGTGTTTGAATGTCTGGCCGATAAGGCGAGAAAGTGCTGGTGGATCGCGAAACATGGGATCAAAGACCAATAAGTTGACAGGACCATGCTTCTGTCTCTCAAAGCCAACAATCGTCAATGAATGACCTGCAACCGTTCGAGTCTTAGCAGAGCAGGGACATAGGGAAGACTACGACCAAATCTACTTGCCAGCATGTTGGAAGTAAATGGGTGGCAGTGATGTGCATGTCACCTTGGATGGCTGGCTATGCGTTCCCTGCCTAAAATACTGCTCGACAGCCATCATCAGCTTGGCCTCGGACTTTCCTGGCTCAGGGTCCTTAAACCCCTGAGCGATGCAGCTGGCTCAATGTCAACCAGTCGTCCGAAGTAGACAGGCGTTTGCAGTCAACTTACGGTATCCCGAGGCTGACAAAGAGTGCCTGGGCCTGTAGACCTCAAAAGTTAGCGCAACCTTGGATCTCTGCGTGGGCACCTCACCTCTGGCGTGCCAATATACTTGCGAGTACCCTTGATGCCGCCAGTCTCCAGCCGGCCCTGCGAGTTGATGCCAAGATCCCAGGCCCTCTCGATGAATTCTTGGATCTCAAATATGGTCGGCAAGCGATCCTTAAATGCATCCTTGCCATACGCATTGTCGCCAATGATATACGAGACCATCATCTGAATGTTGCGATAGCCGCAGAAGCCCCCTAGATCATGGTGAGCACAAAGTGAATGTGACGGTTTTGGGGGTGGGGGGCACTCTACTACCTTCTTTCTTGAGCTTCGATACATGCTGAACAGCTGGGTTGCAAAGGTAGGCATATTCGGTTGACTTGCTCTGTCGAAGAAGTTGCTCTAGAACATATATGACCCCTTGAACGTGTCAGTGTGGTTCGGGTCCGATTCTAAGCAAACTCACCATCACTTTTAACTTCGCCGCCTTTGTAAAGGAGGGAAACGAGCCAATCTGGCATCTTCTGCTCGTGAGCATATTTTCCCAGCTCTGCTTTCTACGAGGAGTCAGTTATTTCATGTAGATTCTTGTTTCGTGATGGATGAATGTACACCGAGGcgcctttctccttctttgcCTATTGGTTTGGCAGGAGGCATCGCTATAAGCTTGTTCCACTGCTCGATAGAGTCCATCTGTCGGTTCAAGGCAGGGTCACTGGCAGCACGGCTGCCAGATGCCGTAGCGGTAGCAGAAGTAGTAAGCGAGCTCTGAGATTCAATGGTGGCTTGGGTGTCTGAAGAGTCTGCGACTTGACGTTCTTCCTCCAGGTGAAGGTCGACATGATAATCCATCTCGGCGAGAGAGACAATCTCCCCACAGCTATCAATAGGACACTCGCCGTAACCATCATTCGGAGTCCGAAGACTGGGTGAAGGGAAATGTGGGCTGCCTTCCTCGGGGTGAAACGTCTCCATGTGCTGAGAAGCGGTCAGCATATTGATCAGTATTTTTACAACAGCACCAGAATGAACCTACCAGCAACATCTCGTACTCTCCGCTGCCAGCCTTCCCGCAAAAGGGGCATACCATGCTATTTTCCATGGCAGGCCAACCTCggacgatggtgatggcgacggcgaaaGGCAGGCAAGTGGGCGGAAGCtggggaaggagggggatcCGGGTGTGTATATACCTGATGAGAAgcaacaacaagaagagaaaaagatGAATGGAATGGGCCAATGTAACGGTGCAGATCAATGCAAACGTGTCAATACGGGCTGCTACTGACCAGACATTGAAATGGGCTGTTTCCGTTTAAGCAGGCCAGAAAGAGAATTGTTCAGGGCTCCCTGTTTGTCCCGGAGTGACTCTGTTGCATTACGCCTGGGGACGGGATGGAAACTATTGGACGAATAAAGGCGGTGCACACAAAGCAAAGACGGGATGGGGTATCCAGCACAATTCTCTGTTACTTCCCACAATGCAGCTGGAAAGAAGTTGCCGAATCCGACACGGGCCGGGGAAGTTGACGATGAGGTGCGTCGGACTGGGACCCCTGATCATCGCGATGGTCCATGCGGTGGTCGCAGTTACCGACTCGCCGCTCCCGCTGGCGTGCTGAGTGAGCCGAGCTAGGGCAATAGGGGTCTGGTCCGGCTGCGCAGATGCGCGCTTGTGCTATTTTCTCATGCCTGCCACAGTACGGATATGTTATCCACTATGTATGTACCTGTAGTCTGCGAGTTTAGGCGGCACCGTATCTTATCCGACGTACGACTATAacgtaggtacctaggtaggtagtgaTTGATAAGGGGTATACGCATGCTTGAGGACCACGGAGACTGTTGGGACGCTGAAACGAAGATATTGATACAAGCAATTTCTATGGCTAGACGGACAGGCAGACGCCTTCTACATGAGAATGCacttgccgccctcgaccgcctcgccCGGGTTTTGGGCcttctcgatctcggcgatcAACAGCTCAAAGGCCTTTCCTACGTTCTCGTTGTACCGCGCGCTTGCCTCCGTCCAGCCGCACTGAATCTTCTCTGCTACTCtcttgccctcctcggcggtgacCTGTCGCTGTTCGGGACGGAGGTCGCTCTTGTttccgacgatgacgatagGGACCGACTCGGTACCCTGCGAGACACGGTTAGCCAGTTTATGTTTGCCGCGGATTTGAATCAGCTTACTAGGTGGTTCAGAATCTTCTCTCGAATTACTTGCACCATCTCAAAGGATGGCAAAGACGACACCGAGTAGACCAGCATGTAGCCATGGATGCCGATGAAGTGCTTCGAGTTCAGAATGCTGTATTCATCCTGCGTGTTGTCTTGTCGTCAGCCACGGCTACCCAAAGACCCCATGCCGAACCCAATGCAGCGCTTCTGGTGCTGCTCTTGTATTGCCTGCTGTGTTgtggcgtcgtcgccgctaccgccgtcggcggagagggatggaggggcaGGGAGAGGTGACGTACTTGGCCAGCCGTATCGACAATCTCAGTCGCAAATTCCTGGCCCTTATACCGGATGGTCTTGCTAAAGGTATTCTCGATGGTCGGGTAGTAGCTGTCGACAAAGTGGCCATCTACAAACTGGACTGCAAGCGACGACTTGCCTGTGCGCAAACGAAGAGAGATTAGCAAGATGTACGTCATTGACCCCAAGCCCAGCTCGGCCCAGCTCAGCCAACTATCAACTTTGACAGGATAAGAAGAttgaggaggagaaagagaaatGGGGCGCAGACAATGGAGGAGATTACAGACCGACAGACCGACTGCCAACAATGGCCACCTTCCTGTTCTTTGGTGCCGGCATTTATTTGACTGAAAGGGTGTTGAGGGTAGAGAATGGTGGTGTAGGAAAGACTGAAGCCCTGCTGCGCTATCGCTTTCTCTCTGtaggaagagaaggaatGCAAATGCAGGTGCCTGTGTCCTAAAGGCTTGTGAAGAAGGGCTTAAAGGTcgtggtagtggtggtggtggtagtgctgctgctgctgctaaTGCAGTAGCTAGCAGCTGCCGCTGCCATGCCCCCGTACTACCTAACCTAGTGAAGGGCGCTGTACTTTTAGGGGACAGGGAGGGGAACAGCACTAAGGGTTACAGGCTAAAGCCCCAGGTTGCATTACTGAAAGAGAGATATAATAACATATGCAGCAAGACTAAACAAACAAGTAATAGTACAACAAATTTGTAATAAAACAATGTGTTCTAACCTTGGTTGTGAGCTGTGCAGAAAAAATGGTGAGGGATGAGGGCGATCCAAACAACAAAAGGCGTCAGTAAGAGCAACTTCACAGCCTGACTGGCCTGGCCTGACTTGACACCTACAGGATGCAAGCACATTGCATGCATACACTCAAGTTACAGTCCAGCCTCACTTGCACCTCTCCACTTTGTGTGGAGGCACATGACATGAGCAAGTAGCTCGGTACCCCCTTAGCCAGAAATAGAACGAACACTGTACTGAGTAGGTGCCCAGGCACTGACTGATGTAAAGGTCCCAGTCTGGCTGCAGTGTCCATGTTGAGCCTTGCTCAAGGCATGTTTGTGTTCCACTGCCACAACTACATCTTTTGTCTTCCATCAGCTCTATTCGTACTGACTTTCGATTTGTCCAAAGATAGTCTAGAACACGCATTCCTCTCGGTGGCCTTGGATACCATGGCCCCAATCTCTATTGTCAAAACACCTAATACCAGTCTTGCCAGACCAGAATTCGTGCATTGAGTACCTACCCAATGACGGTTGCCAGCCCTTCCGGTCTTGCTACACTGTTGGTATATCTGCCTCAATATACTGGCTTTCGTCTAAACATAGAACCGCTAATATAGTCGCCTTTACCTGCTCAGCTTACTCGAAATGGGCTTCTCAGAGTTACCAATTGAGTACTATTCGCAAGCTAGTGTGCCGTCTCCAACCAGCGGCAGGCCCATCCATACCGGTCATGCTTCCTGAGACTAAAAGCTGACTGGTCGTACCGAAGTCGTGACCTTAATGCGCGACGTCGGATACCTGCATATTCGAGATGTCATCATCCGCTGTGTAGCTCCTTTGTCACTGAAGCATCTTGCTGCATATCTCACCAGAGAGCCTCGTGGTCCTACTatcctcccccttccttcaTCATTGCCattgtcgttgtcgtcgtcgttgtcgtgtCGTCATCATTGTAGTCATCGTCATAGTTGTCATCCCGACAGCCGGTGCCTCTGCCTGAGCTCGTTGACGAGATTTTGCAGGCTCGTCGTCAATTCGTCCGTGTCGAGTTTCTGATGCAATGCCATGAACACCTGGATCGAGTCAAGCAAGTATTTTGTACCCCTTCCCTGACTCTTTTCCTCAAGCCGTCGTCGCACTTGACCACCAAGCGATAGATAGCCTAGCAAGATGGCCAAATAGCCGTGGGCCACGGCAATCGATGTTTTCTCGACCGAGTCGGCCTGCGCAAACCAATTAGTCCCTCCCTTCACGTATTCTCATCTCTCCCTCAAGCTTACCGTGCCCGCCGATTCGCGATTCTCCAGATAAACGTCCATCAACTTGTCCAGGGGTGACCCATCCCATCCTTGCCAAGCATCCACCGAACGTCGAGTCGATGGGCAATGCTCACTGGTATTGATCATAacgcccagcagcagcatgagAGTCTCATAGACGTCTTTGGAAAATGCCCCTTGGCGAACAGACTGTTGTAGAAGTTCAAATCCCACCACACATGCCCCAGCTAGCTCACGGAATAGCTCACCCCGACTGAACGCCCCTGCGGCCGCGGGGTTGTTGTTTGTGGTGTTCAGCGCCAGCTTCAACATCGTGGACTCGAAGTCCCCAAATTGCTGCAGGGGCCGGGCCATAGCCGCCGTCAAGATATCTGCGACGATGGGGAGGTAAAGCTTGGTCCATCGAGGGCCAGCATCCGACTCCATTGCCGCAATCGAGTAGCCTTCTAGGAGAGAAAGGGCAAGCCCACCATTTGTCCCTTCGATACCCTCCACTCGGCTTTGCTCCCAGCCATTCTCGGCAAAGGCAAACAACTGATCTGTCAGATCGGCAAGAATGTCCCGGGTTGCTCGGCTGTCGCCGTCCTTGCACAGCACCGAAACAGCTTTCAGAGCAACTGTTCGTGGCGACAGAACGGCAGGCGGCGACCCTTTCCATAGATCCAGCTGCTGTATTGTCGATTTTAGAGTCCCGAGAGATGATTGCGCATTCCTAGATAAGTTGGATTTGCGTTGGCCGGCGATGTCTACAATATCCTCGTCGAGTTCGAACAGCCTTGAAGCTAGTTGCGCGATGCCTTCTGACTGTAGCTGCGGGACGAGATGGGGGACGGAGTACGATGTgaaaaggacaagaagaacagACAGGAGAACGAAACCGCTCACCAAGTCCTCTTCTTGCCCAATGGCCTGGAACAAGGCATCCTTGGCGCCCTGGTCGCGGAATTGACGAACAAATGTTTTGTCCCGCAGTTTGCTCGCCAATTCCAGCAGGGCGTTGCGTCTTGAACGCGATGATGGAGACATGAGTGCTTGTGGCGTGCCGACTCTGTCGAGTAGGTCGGCCATGCTGTCAGCGAAACGGTGATTAGCGCCAGCCTGCCTCAACGCATGTATATCAATGATACCGCCGCCTTTGGAGGAGCTTTCTTCCTCtgcatcttcctcctcctcgaacGCAAATGAGGCCAGCTTTGACATGGCTGGAGCCGGACTCATGCCGCGTTGAGTACCATCAATGCCCATTTGGCTGCCGAGGCTGTCTCCTCCTGACTCGTCTGCCTTCAATGTTCTCTGTTGGCCGTAGGTCGACCTCAGCTTCCTGGTGCTTGATAACACCTTGGGCCGCACTGAAGGCTTCGGTGTCGTATCCATGGGCTTAACTGGGGTAGAGGGCGATGCTCCTTTCCCCACCAATCCAGCAAAAGACAATCCCGAGTCGTCAGATGCATCCGAGTCAGATTCATAACTCCCTTCTGTTTGCGCCGCCAACTGATCGATCAGACGGACACGCCTCGGCTCGTGTGATTTCTTCGGCGTTGAGATGGATGTGTCCGTGACAGATGTGCTCGGTTTCATTGGCACAATCGTCGGTCGGGAGTTTGAAGCTCGTGGAAGAGCTTGGCGTATTTGAAGATTCGTCTCTGTCTTATATGGAGCCTCGGTTGTGGCGCGAAGGCGTGGAGAGGTCATTCGTGCTTCAACCTGTTTCTGGATCTTGGCTCTCTCGGTCTCTCGCGTggcagcctcctccttggtggCACGCATAGAACT from Colletotrichum higginsianum IMI 349063 chromosome 3, whole genome shotgun sequence includes the following:
- a CDS encoding Rheb small monomeric gtpase gives rise to the protein MATRDGPSVPRKKTTTYGKTSRKRPIHAFLDLSNGSRRVPDTAQPTIASAASTDHLYDLYDPPDDEPVQPRRDMSPAEVAAFQPGSGYSKKRKVSIQPTNKAERERKVDSKPSSVAPLARAPSNSRRAKSPFALGHSSSMRATKEEAATRETERAKIQKQVEARMTSPRLRATTEAPYKTETNLQIRQALPRASNSRPTIVPMKPSTSVTDTSISTPKKSHEPRRVRLIDQLAAQTEGSYESDSDASDDSGLSFAGLVGKGASPSTPVKPMDTTPKPSVRPKVLSSTRKLRSTYGQQRTLKADESGGDSLGSQMGIDGTQRGMSPAPAMSKLASFAFEEEEDAEEESSSKGGGIIDIHALRQAGANHRFADSMADLLDRVGTPQALMSPSSRSRRNALLELASKLRDKTFVRQFRDQGAKDALFQAIGQEEDLVSGFVLLSVLLVLFTSYSVPHLVPQLQSEGIAQLASRLFELDEDIVDIAGQRKSNLSRNAQSSLGTLKSTIQQLDLWKGSPPAVLSPRTVALKAVSVLCKDGDSRATRDILADLTDQLFAFAENGWEQSRVEGIEGTNGGLALSLLEGYSIAAMESDAGPRWTKLYLPIVADILTAAMARPLQQFGDFESTMLKLALNTTNNNPAAAGAFSRGELFRELAGACVVGFELLQQSVRQGAFSKDVYETLMLLLGVMINTSEHCPSTRRSVDAWQGWDGSPLDKLMDVYLENRESAGTADSVEKTSIAVAHGYLAILLGYLSLGGQVRRRLEEKSQGRGTKYLLDSIQVFMALHQKLDTDELTTSLQNLVNELRQRHRLSG